The following proteins are co-located in the Micromonospora coriariae genome:
- a CDS encoding MFS transporter: MPVKTLSRYRPPWTDVEPLPASHQLPPGFGLLWAGQGVSEFGTAIAGLALPLLAALHLGADSVQLGWLGAAAMLPWLLALPIGAWMDRVPARPVIVTAELTRAAATLLIPALWLAGSLSLSRLYLLVAVIGLAQVFFETAWGTALPRMVGHGALLAAHSRLESVRSATSVGGPGVAGLLIRAVGPAAALVVDALSYLVSAATAWRALPHGPATVGDQPREPLLTAIRAGLTVITRTPMLRAMALQATIWNSVTGATQALFMLYALRVLGLGPGGIGVLLMIGGIGALLGSTTAPMLLRRLAFGPTYIVLVLVACLGTLLTAAVTRPLPVALALVGVGEFLVGVGIAVTRVQAVSLRQTITPAPLLARMLATYRLLAFGTVPLGSVLGGFLGGALGLRAALLLIAIAGVAAAVPLLLSPIRTLRTLPHTSTEGPLL; this comes from the coding sequence ATGCCAGTGAAAACGTTAAGCAGGTATCGGCCTCCATGGACCGATGTCGAGCCGCTCCCGGCCTCGCACCAGCTCCCGCCCGGATTCGGCCTGCTCTGGGCCGGCCAGGGCGTCAGCGAGTTCGGCACCGCGATCGCCGGGCTCGCCCTGCCGCTCCTCGCGGCGCTGCACCTCGGCGCGGATTCCGTACAGCTCGGTTGGCTCGGCGCGGCCGCGATGCTGCCCTGGCTGCTCGCACTGCCGATCGGCGCCTGGATGGACCGGGTGCCGGCGCGGCCGGTCATCGTCACGGCCGAACTCACCCGCGCCGCGGCAACCCTGCTCATCCCGGCCCTGTGGCTCGCCGGTTCGCTGTCCCTGTCGCGGTTGTACCTGCTGGTCGCGGTGATCGGCCTGGCCCAGGTGTTCTTCGAGACCGCCTGGGGCACCGCGCTGCCGCGGATGGTGGGCCACGGTGCCCTGCTCGCCGCGCACAGCCGCCTCGAATCGGTCCGATCGGCCACGTCGGTCGGCGGACCGGGGGTCGCGGGCCTGCTGATCCGCGCCGTCGGCCCGGCCGCCGCCCTGGTCGTCGACGCACTGAGCTATCTGGTCAGCGCCGCCACGGCCTGGCGAGCACTCCCGCACGGCCCGGCGACGGTCGGCGACCAGCCCCGTGAGCCCCTGCTCACCGCCATCCGCGCCGGGCTCACGGTGATCACCCGGACGCCGATGTTGCGGGCGATGGCGCTCCAGGCCACGATCTGGAACTCCGTCACCGGCGCCACCCAGGCACTGTTCATGCTCTACGCTCTGCGCGTACTCGGCCTAGGCCCCGGCGGCATCGGCGTGCTGCTCATGATCGGCGGCATCGGCGCGCTGCTGGGCTCGACCACCGCACCCATGCTGCTACGGCGGCTCGCCTTCGGACCGACCTACATCGTGCTGGTCCTCGTCGCCTGCCTGGGTACGCTCCTGACCGCGGCGGTCACCCGACCCCTGCCGGTGGCGCTGGCGCTGGTCGGCGTCGGGGAGTTCCTCGTCGGCGTGGGCATCGCGGTCACCCGGGTGCAGGCCGTCAGCCTGCGCCAGACCATCACCCCAGCCCCACTGCTGGCCCGCATGCTGGCGACGTACCGGCTGCTGGCCTTCGGCACGGTTCCGCTCGGCAGCGTTCTCGGCGGTTTCCTGGGTGGAGCGCTCGGCCTGCGCGCCGCCCTGCTGCTCATCGCCATCGCCGGGGTGGCCGCCGCCGTCCCGCTCCTGCTCTCCCCGATCCGCACCCTGCGTACGCTTCCCCACACCAGCACCGAAGGGCCCCTCCTGTGA
- a CDS encoding GNAT family N-acetyltransferase, with product MTTIRIAHSDEIPGLVQYPNDAERNAATGTYLTDLLSKGCTRPEWCLVAEDDGRLVGSVVLWTMPGNEMPIDVVLLEAPWDDPDLTIGLALLAEAATLARTLGATELGHVVDSPAQAPQFQRHPEEHAELLRRAGFTVARDGRRFRWLAGGELPAQDGRLRFRSLAELGPEPFVHLLETLLAETADARLTEDVRRHGLRKAAELLFEESAELDHEPQWWEIGYDADGTQAVISLPAHSPAFPVIGFVGVAPAHRGKGYSSSVVARGTAILAENGATEIRGDCDVENVAMFKGFQRAGYDNFANRMEFTRPL from the coding sequence GTGACCACGATCCGCATTGCCCACTCCGACGAGATCCCCGGGCTCGTCCAGTACCCGAACGATGCCGAACGCAACGCCGCGACCGGCACGTACCTGACCGACCTGCTCAGCAAGGGCTGCACCCGGCCGGAGTGGTGCCTGGTGGCCGAGGACGACGGCCGACTGGTCGGCAGTGTCGTGCTGTGGACCATGCCCGGTAACGAGATGCCCATCGACGTGGTGCTCCTGGAGGCCCCCTGGGACGACCCCGACCTGACCATCGGGCTCGCCCTGCTCGCGGAGGCGGCCACCCTGGCCAGGACACTCGGTGCCACGGAACTGGGTCACGTGGTGGACTCACCGGCCCAGGCACCACAGTTCCAGCGCCATCCCGAGGAGCACGCGGAACTGCTGCGCCGGGCCGGATTCACCGTGGCCCGCGACGGCCGGCGCTTCCGCTGGCTGGCCGGCGGGGAACTGCCCGCGCAGGACGGGCGGCTTCGGTTCCGGTCCCTCGCCGAACTGGGCCCCGAACCCTTCGTCCACCTGTTGGAGACCCTGCTCGCGGAGACCGCCGACGCGCGGCTGACCGAGGACGTACGGCGGCACGGCCTGCGCAAGGCCGCGGAGCTGCTGTTCGAGGAGTCAGCGGAATTGGACCACGAGCCGCAGTGGTGGGAGATCGGGTACGACGCTGACGGCACCCAGGCCGTGATCAGCCTCCCGGCGCACAGCCCCGCCTTCCCCGTGATCGGCTTCGTCGGTGTCGCTCCCGCGCACCGGGGCAAGGGCTACAGCTCGTCGGTCGTGGCACGGGGAACGGCGATCCTGGCCGAGAACGGCGCCACCGAGATCCGGGGCGACTGCGACGTAGAGAACGTCGCGATGTTCAAGGGCTTCCAGCGCGCCGGTTACGACAACTTCGCCAACCGGATGGAGTTCACCCGCCCGCTCTGA